GGAGGTAATATAGTGATAATGGTGGTCATAAGAGCTGATTCTCACCTTCACACCCCTATGTACTTCTTCCTTTTCCACTTAGCCTTTGTTGATATCTGCTATTCTTCGGTCACAGCGCCTTACGCGTTGAGGAACTTCCTAGCAGTGCACAAAACTATTTCTGTCAATGGCTGCATTGCTCAGatattcttcttcttcctctcagCTGGTACCGAAATTTTCATTCTCTCAGCCATGGCTTATGACCGCTACGCTGCCATCTGCGACCCATTGCATTACATGGAGAGAATGAGCAAAAGGATCTGTGTTCAGCTGGTGAGTGGGGCATGGATCACAGCCTTCTTTTATGGCCTTCTTAACAATATTTTTACTCTGAAGTTGCATTTCTGTGGCTCCAACCAAATCCATCATTTCAGCTGTGAGATCCCTCCTCTGTTAGAACTGGCCTGCACTGACACCTTCACCAATCAAGTGGTGCTTGTTACTTCTTTTG
The sequence above is a segment of the Mauremys mutica isolate MM-2020 ecotype Southern chromosome 12, ASM2049712v1, whole genome shotgun sequence genome. Coding sequences within it:
- the LOC123344813 gene encoding olfactory receptor 5V1-like, with amino-acid sequence MKNQTTVTEFILLGLSSDPQMQIFLFSVFLVIYLITLGGNIVIMVVIRADSHLHTPMYFFLFHLAFVDICYSSVTAPYALRNFLAVHKTISVNGCIAQIFFFFLSAGTEIFILSAMAYDRYAAICDPLHYMERMSKRICVQLVSGAWITAFFYGLLNNIFTLKLHFCGSNQIHHFSCEIPPLLELACTDTFTNQVVLVTSFVIFGSSSFLLMLISYIYIISTILRIRSAEGRRKAFSTCSSHLIVVGLLYFTAFFQYTKSSSVSSVVLDEIFSIQYSVLTPMLNPIIYSLKNKEVKTALREMLGKLKFLK